The Oscillospiraceae bacterium genome contains a region encoding:
- a CDS encoding phosphosugar-binding protein, translating to MDFYSYTSERLDRLSNTERNVFNFVIKNMHQVKNMSIRELAAECYVSTTTLFRFVKKLGFEGYSEFVAAIKETEANSRRIDIPDVVFGADYQSSYLKNITEAVQVITEEKKEKFNQIMSRYPKIYILAQGLSLDVGWYFYRMLITCGYEVEFPEQEYQFKAMLRHVKRDDALLVLSYTGNNEVVIRQLEEIFAIATPTIISITRADNNVIQNMSDLNFYMFADEVQYLDQDVTSRCGMIAIFESLMYMRIARTQRGG from the coding sequence ATGGACTTTTATTCTTATACCAGCGAGCGGCTGGACCGGCTTTCCAACACCGAGCGCAACGTGTTCAATTTTGTCATCAAAAATATGCACCAGGTAAAAAACATGAGCATCCGCGAGCTGGCGGCCGAGTGCTATGTGTCCACCACCACCCTGTTCCGGTTTGTCAAAAAGCTCGGGTTCGAGGGCTACAGCGAGTTTGTGGCCGCCATCAAAGAAACCGAGGCCAACAGCCGCCGCATCGATATCCCGGACGTGGTCTTCGGGGCCGACTACCAGAGCAGCTACTTAAAAAATATCACCGAGGCGGTGCAGGTCATCACCGAGGAAAAGAAGGAAAAATTCAACCAGATCATGAGCCGCTACCCCAAAATCTACATTTTGGCGCAGGGCCTTTCGCTGGACGTAGGCTGGTACTTTTACCGCATGCTCATCACCTGCGGCTACGAGGTCGAGTTCCCCGAGCAGGAATACCAGTTCAAGGCAATGCTGCGCCATGTCAAGCGCGACGACGCGCTTCTGGTGCTCAGCTACACCGGCAACAACGAGGTGGTGATCCGCCAGCTGGAAGAGATCTTCGCCATCGCCACCCCCACCATCATCTCCATCACCCGGGCCGACAACAACGTGATCCAGAACATGAGCGACCTGAACTTTTACATGTTCGCCGACGAAGTGCAGTACCTGGACCAGGACGTAACCAGCCGCTGCGGCATGATCGCGATCTTCGAGAGCCTGATGTACATGCGCATCGCCCGCACCCAGCGGGGCGGCTGA
- a CDS encoding stage V sporulation protein AC has protein sequence MIFMKLTPQEYDKMNTQASPKSKLWKDCVWAFLVGGAICLLGEVLRKSYAAGGMTLGDAGTLTSVTLIAISALTTALGWYQKLAAKAGAGTLVPITGFANAVVSPAIEFKCEGYVPGVGAKMFLIAGPVIVYGLLASTVWGVLYYFLRPFI, from the coding sequence ATGATCTTTATGAAGTTGACACCCCAGGAATACGATAAAATGAACACGCAGGCCAGCCCGAAATCGAAGCTTTGGAAGGACTGTGTGTGGGCGTTTTTGGTGGGCGGGGCCATCTGCCTGCTGGGCGAGGTGCTGCGCAAATCCTATGCGGCGGGCGGTATGACCCTGGGTGACGCGGGCACGCTGACCAGCGTGACCCTGATCGCCATTTCGGCCCTTACCACGGCGCTGGGCTGGTACCAGAAGCTGGCCGCAAAGGCGGGGGCGGGCACCCTGGTGCCCATTACCGGCTTTGCCAACGCGGTGGTGAGCCCTGCCATCGAGTTCAAGTGCGAGGGCTATGTGCCGGGCGTTGGCGCAAAAATGTTTTTGATCGCGGGGCCGGTGATCGTGTACGGCCTGCTGGCGAGCACCGTGTGGGGCGTGCTGTATTACTTTTTGCGGCCCTTTATTTAA
- the SpoVAD gene encoding stage V sporulation protein AD: protein MRKGDTILFETPPAIAEFAAVGGKREGEGPLAARFDLLFEENSLGQETWEQSESQLQRHCLDLALQKANLAAAQLDLILAGDLENQCTASAYTLREVDVPFAGLYGACSTMAEALGLAACLAAAGFVNHAAAMTSSHFCAAERQFRTPLVYGGKRAPTAQWTATAAGCCILAGKGQGPFVKSVTFGRVRDYEIKDINNMGAAMAPAAAETILRHCADTKRTPGDFDAVFTGDLGIVGTRLLKEILEKEGLKLDNHQDCGLLLYDIDSQDVQAGGSGAGCSASVLCAHVLPALRAGKLKKVLFLSTGALMSQITFLQGESIPGVAHLVELASEKEGQA, encoded by the coding sequence GTGAGAAAAGGGGACACCATTCTGTTTGAAACCCCGCCCGCCATTGCCGAGTTTGCGGCGGTGGGGGGCAAGCGGGAGGGCGAGGGCCCGCTTGCGGCCCGGTTTGATCTGCTGTTCGAGGAAAACAGCCTGGGCCAGGAAACCTGGGAACAGTCTGAAAGCCAGCTGCAGCGCCACTGCCTGGATCTGGCGCTGCAAAAGGCAAATCTGGCCGCTGCCCAGCTGGACCTGATCCTGGCGGGCGACCTGGAAAACCAGTGCACCGCGTCGGCCTATACCCTGCGGGAGGTGGACGTGCCTTTTGCGGGGCTGTATGGAGCCTGCAGCACCATGGCCGAGGCCCTGGGGCTTGCGGCCTGCCTTGCAGCAGCGGGCTTTGTGAACCACGCAGCCGCCATGACCAGCAGCCATTTCTGCGCGGCGGAGCGGCAGTTCCGCACGCCGCTGGTGTACGGCGGCAAGCGCGCGCCCACCGCCCAGTGGACCGCCACCGCGGCGGGCTGCTGCATTCTGGCCGGCAAGGGGCAGGGGCCCTTTGTGAAGTCGGTCACCTTTGGCAGGGTGCGGGATTACGAGATCAAGGACATCAACAACATGGGCGCGGCCATGGCCCCGGCGGCGGCCGAGACCATTCTGCGGCACTGCGCCGACACAAAGCGCACCCCGGGCGATTTTGACGCGGTGTTCACCGGGGATCTGGGCATCGTGGGCACAAGGCTTTTGAAGGAGATCCTGGAAAAAGAGGGCCTCAAGCTGGACAACCACCAGGACTGCGGCCTGCTTCTCTATGACATCGACAGCCAGGACGTGCAGGCGGGCGGCAGCGGCGCGGGCTGTTCGGCCAGCGTGCTGTGCGCCCATGTGCTGCCGGCGCTGCGGGCGGGCAAGCTGAAAAAGGTACTGTTCCTCTCCACCGGCGCGCTGATGAGCCAGATCACCTTTTTGCAGGGGGAAAGCATCCCCGGCGTGGCCCATCTGGTGGAGCTGGCGAGCGAAAAGGAGGGACAGGCATGA
- a CDS encoding stage V sporulation protein AE has translation MSYLWAFLIGGAICVLGQLLIDLTNFTPARVLVTYVVAGVVLSALGLYDPLAEFAGAGATVPLIGFGHLLAQGVMEAVDATGLLGAITGGFTAAAAGVTASLVCGVIAATFSRSKDQN, from the coding sequence ATGAGTTATTTGTGGGCATTTTTGATCGGCGGCGCCATCTGTGTGCTGGGCCAGCTGCTCATTGATCTGACCAACTTTACACCAGCTCGGGTGCTGGTGACCTATGTGGTGGCGGGGGTGGTACTGTCGGCCCTGGGGCTTTACGACCCGCTGGCGGAGTTTGCCGGCGCAGGCGCCACCGTGCCCCTGATCGGCTTTGGGCACCTGTTGGCCCAGGGGGTGATGGAGGCGGTGGACGCCACCGGCCTTTTGGGGGCGATCACCGGCGGGTTCACCGCGGCCGCGGCGGGCGTGACCGCAAGCCTGGTGTGCGGCGTGATCGCCGCCACCTTCAGCCGGTCGAAGGACCAGAACTGA
- the rpsT gene encoding 30S ribosomal protein S20, which produces MPNIKSQKDRVVQAKKEALHNKAIKSNLKTVVKKADAAIAANAAEKDAVVKVAVSTIAKAQSKGVLHKNTAARKISRMAKRANKANA; this is translated from the coding sequence ATGCCTAACATCAAATCCCAGAAAGATCGCGTGGTCCAGGCCAAGAAGGAAGCCCTTCACAACAAGGCGATCAAGTCCAACCTGAAAACAGTCGTCAAGAAGGCAGACGCTGCCATCGCCGCGAACGCCGCTGAAAAGGACGCTGTCGTGAAGGTGGCTGTTTCCACCATCGCCAAGGCGCAGAGCAAGGGTGTGCTTCACAAGAACACCGCTGCCCGCAAGATCAGCCGCATGGCGAAGCGCGCGAACAAAGCCAACGCTTGA
- the gpr gene encoding germination protease yields MPIYTDIADELYGPGRGTVPGGVKCYTARSGPITLTRVQISRPGLERPAGRYSTLEIPSLAVVDDKDEKYVSAVAGEVRALLPAVGPVLVVGVGNRRVTADALGPRSAGGVLVTRGLAPQNEAASLGLREVACVSPGASGATGIPLVQLLAGVVRAVKPAAILCIDSLCTSDPARLGRTVQISDTGLCPARPESGKCITRAMLGVPVLAVGIPTMMEADEAVGRPGFVITPRELDSVVKKGSNLLALAINKALQQKLSIAELCYLAN; encoded by the coding sequence ATGCCGATCTATACGGACATTGCAGACGAGCTGTACGGCCCCGGCAGGGGCACGGTGCCCGGCGGGGTGAAATGCTACACGGCCCGCTCGGGGCCCATCACCCTGACCCGGGTGCAGATCAGCCGCCCGGGCCTGGAGCGGCCGGCGGGCCGTTACTCCACCCTGGAGATCCCCAGCCTTGCGGTGGTGGACGACAAGGACGAAAAATATGTGAGCGCCGTGGCGGGCGAGGTGCGCGCGCTGCTGCCCGCCGTGGGGCCGGTGCTGGTGGTGGGGGTGGGCAACCGCAGGGTCACCGCGGACGCGCTGGGCCCGCGAAGCGCGGGGGGCGTGCTGGTCACCCGGGGGCTGGCGCCCCAGAACGAAGCGGCGAGCCTGGGCCTGCGCGAGGTGGCCTGTGTGAGCCCCGGCGCCTCGGGCGCCACCGGAATCCCGCTGGTGCAGCTGCTGGCGGGGGTGGTGCGGGCGGTGAAGCCCGCGGCGATCCTGTGCATCGACAGCCTGTGTACCTCGGACCCCGCCCGGCTGGGGCGCACGGTACAGATCTCGGACACGGGGCTGTGCCCCGCCCGGCCTGAGAGCGGCAAGTGCATCACCCGGGCCATGCTGGGGGTGCCGGTGCTGGCCGTGGGCATCCCCACCATGATGGAGGCCGACGAGGCGGTGGGGCGGCCGGGCTTCGTGATCACCCCGCGGGAATTGGACAGCGTGGTGAAAAAGGGATCGAACCTGCTGGCGCTGGCGATCAACAAGGCTCTGCAGCAAAAGCTGTCGATCGCCGAGCTGTGCTACCTGGCAAACTAA
- the asnS gene encoding asparagine--tRNA ligase, which yields MERIEVKKLFAAPPADGAQVTVCGWARTVRDSKNIGFLELSDGSCFKNLQVVFEAAKLENYKEVAKAGVGTSVRVRGRVVLTPGAKQPLEVNADAVELLDVCPAEYPLQKKRHSVEFLRTMPHLRPRTNTFAAAFRVRSAAAYAIHKFFQEQGFVYVHTPLITGSDCEGAGEMFRVTTLDPADPPRTGDGKVDFSQDFFGRATNLTVSGQLEGEAMAMAFGKIYTFGPTFRAENSNTPRHAAEFWMIEPEMAFADLADYMDNAEAMVKYVIGYVLEQCPDEMAFFNQFFDKGLLERLTALVNAEFVRLSYTEAVKLLEQHNDAFQYKVEWGTDLQTEHERFLTEQIYKKPVFVTDYPKEIKSFYMRQNEDGRTVAAADMLVPGVGELIGGSQREERLEVLEARMAELGLGAADYEWYLDLRRFGSAKHAGYGLGFERLIMYLTGIPNIRDVIPFPRTAGGF from the coding sequence ATGGAGCGCATCGAAGTGAAAAAGCTGTTTGCCGCACCCCCGGCAGACGGCGCCCAGGTGACCGTGTGCGGCTGGGCCAGAACGGTGAGGGATTCAAAAAACATCGGCTTTTTGGAGCTGAGCGACGGCAGCTGCTTTAAAAACCTGCAGGTGGTGTTTGAGGCGGCAAAGCTGGAAAACTACAAGGAGGTCGCCAAGGCCGGCGTGGGCACCAGCGTGCGGGTGCGCGGCCGGGTGGTGCTGACCCCCGGCGCCAAGCAGCCGCTGGAAGTAAACGCCGACGCGGTGGAGCTGCTGGACGTGTGCCCGGCGGAGTACCCGCTGCAGAAAAAACGCCACAGCGTGGAGTTTCTGCGCACCATGCCCCACCTGCGCCCCCGCACCAACACCTTTGCGGCGGCGTTCCGGGTGCGCAGCGCGGCTGCCTATGCCATCCACAAGTTTTTCCAGGAGCAGGGTTTTGTGTACGTGCACACCCCGCTGATCACCGGGTCGGACTGCGAGGGCGCGGGCGAGATGTTCCGGGTGACCACCCTGGACCCCGCCGACCCGCCCCGCACCGGGGACGGAAAGGTAGATTTCAGCCAGGACTTTTTCGGCCGCGCCACCAACCTGACCGTTTCCGGCCAGCTGGAGGGCGAGGCCATGGCCATGGCCTTTGGCAAGATCTACACCTTTGGGCCCACCTTCCGGGCCGAAAATTCCAACACCCCGCGCCATGCCGCCGAGTTCTGGATGATCGAGCCCGAGATGGCCTTTGCCGACCTGGCCGACTATATGGACAACGCCGAGGCCATGGTGAAGTACGTGATCGGCTATGTGCTGGAGCAGTGCCCGGACGAGATGGCCTTTTTCAACCAGTTCTTCGACAAGGGCCTTTTGGAGCGGCTGACCGCCCTGGTAAACGCCGAATTTGTACGGCTGAGCTACACCGAGGCGGTAAAGCTTTTGGAGCAGCACAACGACGCCTTCCAGTATAAGGTGGAATGGGGCACCGACCTGCAGACCGAGCACGAGCGCTTTTTGACCGAGCAGATCTACAAAAAGCCCGTGTTCGTGACCGATTACCCCAAAGAGATCAAGAGCTTTTATATGCGCCAGAACGAGGACGGCAGAACCGTGGCCGCCGCCGACATGCTGGTGCCCGGCGTGGGCGAGCTGATCGGGGGCAGCCAGCGCGAGGAGCGGCTGGAGGTGCTGGAAGCCCGCATGGCCGAGCTGGGCCTCGGCGCCGCCGACTACGAGTGGTACCTGGATCTGCGCCGCTTTGGCAGCGCAAAGCACGCGGGCTACGGCCTGGGCTTTGAGCGGCTGATTATGTATCTCACCGGCATCCCCAACATCCGGGACGTGATCCCCTTCCCCCGCACCGCCGGCGGGTTCTGA
- a CDS encoding sodium:solute symporter, whose amino-acid sequence MKKELSNGRMFGLCLGEFARAVLGGLIVTYTLKFFNVTPSSGLPLLLPAGMMGLLRGVGVIFDAITDPWVASISDRSASPRGRRLPFMRWAAVPYAITCLLIFFPPKGDVSWVNVAWVIAMLLAYYMSSTLYCVPYMALQQEIVTDTRRRVFFYTLNSLMFVLGSAVIYALPVMVGGFKGAGLAPVWAWRWALAIFAVIGAACALIPSFLINERDYVVGKSCYMPLLQSLKTTLAYKNFAVMTVGYLIMQAGFAFFNGALLFYIDTLLGLNESFATIVLAISIVVGICTYPLVNALVRRFGKKPLLLAACAAYVAIYLGIYFHAPISQAISTAPLGPGFLASLAGEGAMVGDVAAAILIGVCVAFPIACTNILPPSAFADMAQYDRIKTGEDRAGMFVAARQFVTKLSQAGVTAIVSYTMYLGSADSYPTHDGVRMTALIAAVCLVFAVIVYAFYNDKEVVSFIDDWNDKQRAAEKA is encoded by the coding sequence ATGAAAAAAGAACTCTCGAACGGCCGCATGTTCGGCCTGTGCCTGGGCGAATTTGCCCGGGCGGTGCTGGGCGGCCTGATCGTCACCTACACCCTGAAGTTTTTCAATGTGACCCCCTCTTCCGGCCTGCCGCTGCTGCTGCCCGCCGGCATGATGGGCCTTCTGCGGGGCGTGGGCGTCATCTTCGACGCCATCACCGACCCCTGGGTCGCCAGCATCAGCGACCGCAGCGCTTCGCCCAGGGGGCGGCGGCTGCCCTTTATGCGCTGGGCCGCCGTGCCCTACGCCATCACCTGCCTGCTCATCTTCTTCCCGCCAAAGGGCGACGTGAGCTGGGTGAACGTGGCCTGGGTGATCGCCATGCTGCTGGCCTACTACATGTCCTCCACCCTGTACTGCGTGCCCTACATGGCTCTGCAGCAGGAAATCGTGACCGACACGCGCCGCCGGGTGTTTTTCTACACCCTCAACTCGCTGATGTTCGTGCTGGGCAGCGCGGTCATCTATGCGCTGCCGGTCATGGTGGGCGGCTTTAAGGGCGCGGGCCTGGCCCCGGTGTGGGCCTGGCGCTGGGCGCTGGCCATCTTTGCGGTCATCGGCGCGGCCTGCGCGCTCATTCCCTCGTTTTTGATCAACGAGCGGGACTATGTGGTGGGCAAAAGCTGCTATATGCCCCTTTTGCAGAGCCTCAAGACCACCCTCGCCTACAAAAACTTTGCGGTGATGACGGTGGGGTATCTCATCATGCAGGCGGGCTTTGCCTTTTTCAACGGCGCGCTGCTGTTCTACATCGACACCCTGCTGGGCCTGAACGAGAGCTTTGCCACCATCGTGCTGGCCATCAGCATCGTGGTGGGCATCTGCACCTACCCGCTGGTGAACGCCCTGGTGCGCCGCTTCGGCAAAAAGCCGCTGCTGCTGGCCGCCTGCGCCGCCTATGTGGCCATTTATCTGGGCATCTACTTCCACGCCCCCATCTCCCAGGCCATCAGCACCGCGCCCTTGGGCCCCGGCTTTCTGGCAAGCCTTGCGGGCGAGGGGGCCATGGTGGGCGACGTTGCGGCGGCCATCCTGATCGGCGTGTGCGTGGCGTTTCCCATCGCCTGCACCAACATCCTGCCGCCCTCCGCCTTTGCCGACATGGCCCAGTACGACCGCATCAAAACCGGCGAGGACCGGGCGGGCATGTTCGTGGCGGCCCGCCAGTTCGTCACCAAGCTCTCCCAGGCCGGGGTCACGGCCATCGTGTCCTACACCATGTATCTCGGCTCTGCCGACAGTTACCCCACCCACGACGGGGTGCGCATGACCGCCCTGATCGCGGCAGTCTGCCTTGTGTTCGCCGTGATCGTATATGCCTTTTATAACGACAAAGAGGTCGTCAGCTTTATCGACGACTGGAACGACAAGCAGCGGGCGGCGGAAAAGGCGTAG
- a CDS encoding alpha/beta hydrolase produces the protein MTYEIDEIRKVPLGGLAQKIHIRGEKLANPVLLFLHGGPGISNRDSVINREKDLCDAFTIVAWDQRGTGGSYWGAKRETLNKDQAIQDAAELVEYLCRELGKEKIFIWGGSWGTELGTYLCYRHPQHIAGYVGSGQLVNGALNEEISYDFAMAEAQKAGDEESVRILNQIGRPVNGCYRQVFKGMMAQRRIMKKYGGHSMKKGTYWSDTALPLLRSKEFSFTDKIGLARGYKKCLTYMWPSTIQCDFTTECTRFEMPFYIFQGRHDNNTPSALVQSYFDSIQAPDKDLIWFEHSAHGPMAEEPEKYKKLLREKLLQWV, from the coding sequence TTGACCTACGAGATCGACGAGATCCGCAAGGTGCCCCTGGGCGGCCTTGCGCAGAAGATCCACATCCGGGGCGAAAAGCTGGCAAACCCCGTGCTGCTGTTTTTGCACGGCGGCCCGGGCATCAGCAACCGGGACAGTGTGATCAACCGGGAAAAGGACCTGTGCGACGCGTTCACCATCGTGGCGTGGGACCAGCGGGGCACCGGCGGCTCTTACTGGGGCGCAAAGCGCGAGACCCTAAACAAGGACCAGGCCATCCAGGACGCGGCCGAACTGGTGGAATATCTGTGCCGCGAGCTGGGCAAAGAAAAAATCTTCATCTGGGGCGGCAGCTGGGGCACCGAGCTGGGCACCTACCTGTGTTATCGCCACCCGCAGCACATCGCGGGGTACGTGGGCAGCGGGCAGCTGGTAAACGGCGCTTTGAACGAGGAGATCAGCTACGACTTTGCCATGGCCGAGGCGCAGAAGGCGGGCGACGAGGAGTCGGTGCGTATTTTAAACCAAATCGGCCGCCCGGTAAACGGCTGCTACCGGCAGGTATTCAAGGGCATGATGGCCCAGCGCCGCATCATGAAAAAATACGGCGGCCACTCCATGAAAAAGGGCACCTACTGGTCCGACACCGCCCTGCCCCTGCTCCGCAGCAAGGAGTTTTCCTTCACCGACAAAATCGGCCTGGCGCGGGGCTACAAAAAATGCCTGACCTACATGTGGCCCAGCACCATCCAGTGTGACTTCACCACCGAGTGCACCCGGTTCGAGATGCCGTTCTACATCTTCCAGGGCCGGCACGACAACAACACCCCCAGCGCCCTGGTGCAGAGCTATTTCGATTCCATCCAGGCGCCAGACAAAGATCTTATCTGGTTCGAGCACTCGGCCCACGGCCCCATGGCCGAGGAGCCGGAAAAGTACAAAAAGCTGCTGCGCGAAAAGCTGCTGCAGTGGGTATAG
- a CDS encoding protein HflC encodes MKKTLVKWLTAVAALAAVVLVADSMVITHENEYSVIRQFGKVVDVRSTPGVSLRMPLVQTVTKVPDTVLLYDLPLSDVITQDKKTMVADSFVLWRITDPQLFIQTLNGQVGSAEARLSTIVYNSMKNTISSRTQADVISGRDGELAADIKAGVGDTLAQYGIELIAVETKHLDLPDDNKAAVYQRMISERGNIAASYTAQGESEAKKIRSETDKEIEIMLSEARAQAETLVAQGEAEYMKILANAYNDPGKADFYAFVRSLDAAKTSLSGGNKTLFLTPDSPLAQVFYGE; translated from the coding sequence ATGAAAAAGACGCTTGTGAAATGGCTGACGGCGGTGGCCGCGCTGGCCGCAGTGGTGCTGGTGGCGGACAGTATGGTCATCACCCACGAAAATGAATACAGTGTGATCCGCCAGTTCGGTAAGGTGGTGGACGTGCGCAGCACGCCGGGCGTGTCGCTGCGGATGCCGCTGGTGCAGACCGTGACCAAGGTGCCGGATACGGTGCTGCTGTACGATCTGCCCCTGTCGGACGTGATCACCCAGGACAAAAAGACCATGGTGGCCGACAGCTTTGTGCTGTGGCGCATCACCGACCCCCAGCTGTTCATCCAGACCCTGAACGGCCAGGTGGGCAGCGCGGAGGCCCGGCTTTCCACCATCGTGTACAACTCGATGAAGAACACCATCAGCTCGCGCACCCAGGCGGACGTGATCAGCGGCCGCGACGGGGAGCTGGCGGCGGACATCAAGGCGGGCGTGGGCGATACCCTGGCCCAATACGGCATTGAGCTGATCGCGGTGGAAACAAAGCATCTGGACCTGCCGGACGACAACAAGGCGGCCGTGTACCAGCGCATGATTAGCGAGCGGGGCAACATTGCCGCCAGCTATACCGCCCAGGGCGAGAGCGAGGCAAAAAAGATCCGCAGCGAGACCGACAAGGAGATCGAGATCATGCTCAGCGAGGCCAGGGCCCAGGCGGAAACGCTGGTGGCCCAGGGCGAGGCCGAGTATATGAAGATCCTGGCGAACGCCTACAACGACCCGGGCAAGGCGGATTTTTACGCCTTTGTGCGCAGCCTGGACGCGGCCAAGACCAGCCTTTCGGGCGGGAACAAAACCTTGTTCCTGACGCCGGATTCCCCGCTGGCGCAGGTGTTTTACGGGGAGTGA
- a CDS encoding undecaprenyl-phosphate glucose phosphotransferase, which produces MIRKNQKLINLFNVLSDGVLVFAACFAALTMRFDVLDGSQSSISAHSEVYMAVAAGYSILLVIVYCCFHMYGSYRFKAPGEEIFTILLINGVGVLALMALLYFTRVVDFSRLAIFFFWLFSSLFVIGKRTIVRALLRHYRKLGYNQKHVILVGSGHFAHQYARDIQENPHLGFTLDGYVSGEARPGLGKRLGSYGELEEILEHSDPDELIVALDPQEIGYMRPVLAAADKEGVRISIIPFYNDYFPSHPTIDVVGRTRLVNMRATPLDNLGWAMAKRGMDIVGSLLLIVVSSPIMLGAAIGVKLSSPGPVIFKQNRVGKNKKVFKMWKFRSMRITGTEDTGWSTENDPRKTKFGSFIRKFSIDELPQFFNVLVGNMSLVGPRPEVPFHVNHFKEEIPLYLVRQQVRPGITGWAQIHGLRGDTSIEERVKCDIWYIENWSLGLDLKILFYTAFGGMVNDEKMETGKGK; this is translated from the coding sequence ATGATACGCAAGAATCAAAAACTGATCAATTTGTTCAATGTCCTTTCAGATGGTGTACTGGTGTTCGCAGCCTGCTTTGCAGCCCTCACAATGCGGTTCGATGTGCTGGACGGAAGTCAGAGTTCAATATCAGCACACAGTGAGGTTTACATGGCTGTAGCGGCGGGTTACAGCATTTTGCTGGTGATCGTGTATTGCTGCTTTCACATGTATGGCTCCTACCGGTTTAAAGCACCGGGGGAAGAGATTTTTACAATTCTGTTGATCAATGGGGTGGGAGTTCTGGCCCTGATGGCGCTGCTCTACTTCACCAGGGTCGTGGACTTTTCGCGCTTGGCGATCTTTTTCTTTTGGCTTTTTTCCAGCTTATTTGTGATTGGGAAGCGAACGATCGTGCGTGCGCTGCTTCGGCATTACCGCAAGCTTGGGTATAACCAAAAGCATGTGATCCTGGTAGGCAGCGGGCATTTTGCTCACCAATATGCCCGCGATATTCAGGAAAATCCGCACCTTGGATTTACGCTGGACGGCTATGTGAGCGGGGAGGCGCGGCCGGGGCTTGGGAAACGCCTGGGAAGCTATGGAGAGCTGGAAGAGATTTTAGAACACAGCGACCCGGACGAGCTGATCGTGGCGCTGGACCCCCAGGAGATCGGGTATATGCGGCCGGTATTGGCGGCGGCGGATAAAGAGGGGGTACGCATCAGCATTATCCCGTTTTACAACGACTATTTTCCCAGCCACCCCACGATCGACGTGGTAGGGCGGACCCGGCTTGTGAATATGCGCGCCACCCCGCTGGACAACCTGGGCTGGGCGATGGCAAAGCGGGGGATGGACATAGTTGGATCGCTGCTTTTGATCGTGGTGAGCAGCCCGATCATGCTGGGTGCGGCGATTGGGGTGAAGCTGAGCAGCCCAGGGCCTGTTATATTTAAACAGAACAGGGTGGGTAAAAACAAAAAAGTTTTTAAAATGTGGAAATTCCGCAGCATGCGGATCACCGGCACGGAGGATACGGGCTGGAGCACCGAAAACGACCCGCGCAAAACAAAATTCGGTAGTTTTATCCGTAAATTCAGCATTGATGAATTACCACAATTTTTTAATGTTCTGGTTGGGAATATGAGCTTGGTAGGCCCCCGGCCGGAAGTGCCTTTTCATGTAAACCACTTTAAAGAAGAAATTCCATTGTACCTGGTGCGCCAGCAGGTGCGGCCGGGGATCACGGGCTGGGCGCAAATACACGGTTTGCGGGGCGACACCAGCATTGAGGAGCGGGTCAAGTGTGACATTTGGTATATCGAAAACTGGAGCCTGGGGCTGGATTTGAAGATTTTGTTCTACACTGCGTTTGGCGGGATGGTAAACGATGAAAAAATGGAAACAGGAAAGGGAAAATAG